One window from the genome of Parafrankia discariae encodes:
- a CDS encoding TetR/AcrR family transcriptional regulator, whose product MNPGAQHTDGTAEPAAQPLRSDAERNRARIIAAARKVFGRDGLNASMASVAREAEVGIATIFRRFPSKEELVAAVFADRMDTYVAAVATALNHPDPWDGFAGFIETVCAMQAADRGFADILTMTFPAAKALEARRAEAYNGFLALIARAQDSGHLREDFTSRDLVLLLMANAGVVNATGDAAPDAWRRLVALMIQSFQAPARGPLPDPPGEATLYQAMLRASQSITSPEPGKGS is encoded by the coding sequence ATGAACCCCGGGGCCCAGCACACCGACGGCACCGCCGAGCCCGCCGCCCAGCCGTTGCGCAGCGACGCCGAGCGCAACCGGGCGCGGATCATCGCCGCCGCGCGGAAGGTGTTCGGGCGCGACGGCCTCAACGCCTCCATGGCCTCGGTAGCCCGCGAGGCGGAGGTAGGGATCGCCACCATCTTCCGCCGCTTCCCCAGCAAGGAGGAACTCGTCGCCGCCGTCTTCGCCGACCGGATGGACACCTACGTCGCCGCGGTCGCCACGGCCCTGAACCACCCCGATCCGTGGGACGGATTCGCGGGGTTCATCGAGACGGTCTGCGCGATGCAAGCCGCCGACCGCGGCTTCGCCGACATCCTGACCATGACCTTCCCCGCCGCCAAAGCTCTCGAAGCCCGCCGCGCCGAGGCGTACAACGGCTTCCTCGCACTCATCGCCCGCGCCCAGGACAGCGGGCACCTACGCGAGGACTTCACCAGCCGGGACCTGGTCCTCCTACTCATGGCCAACGCCGGCGTCGTCAACGCCACCGGCGACGCCGCACCCGACGCCTGGCGCCGTCTCGTCGCCCTGATGATCCAGTCCTTCCAAGCCCCCGCCCGCGGCCCTCTGCCCGACCCACCCGGGGAAGCCACCCTCTACCAAGCCATGCTCCGCGCCAGCCAGAGCATCACCTCACCCGAACCGGGAAAAGGCAGCTGA